One window of the Thamnophis elegans isolate rThaEle1 chromosome 6, rThaEle1.pri, whole genome shotgun sequence genome contains the following:
- the LOC116509989 gene encoding inhibitor of apoptosis protein-like, with protein sequence MNVIGSFLPKLKNDAEVTELKYDLSCELYRMSTYSTFPSNVPVSERSLARAGFYYTGLKDKVKCYNCGLMLDNWKKGDSAMEKHKQLYPSCSFVQSLTSMTSLGSSFRSAFSPPATSGLNFSPASMQALSLGQVGYYSESFSSFPHNPVTSGAVEDLSLLRPKAFNPMMSTEESRLLTFKTWPLTFLSPTSLAKAGFYYVGPSDRVACFACGGQLSNWEPKDNAISEHQRHFPNCPFVEQIQNSLTGFNSGMQNCIGRFRTFKTWPVTVPVHPQQLADAGFYYVGRNDDVKCFSCDGGLRCWETGDDPWVEHAKWFPSCEYLIYRKGSEFVRQVQARYPHLLQQLLSTADTPVEENTDVPIIRFEPGENTSEDARIMKTPMVEAVLEMGFSRRLVKQTIQSKILTTGENYRTVNDLVSDLISAEEEKKEEEKEDPPEKITSDLALIRKNRMALFQRLTCTLPILESLLSSKVISDQEHQVIKQKTQTSLQARELIDTILVKGNSAADIFRNCLQECDPALYKDLFVEKNMTYIPTEDVSGLPMEEQLRRLQEERTCKVCMDKEVSIVFIPCGHLVVCKECAPSLRKCPICRGTIKGTVRTFLS encoded by the exons ATGAATGTTATTGGCTCATTTCTGCCGAAATTGAAGAATGACGCAGAGGTGACAGAGCTGAAGTATGACTTATCGTGTGAACTCTACAGGATGTCTACATATTCCACTTTTCCATCGAATGTACCAGTATCTGAAAGGAGTCTTGCTCGAGCTGGTTTCTATTACACCGGTCTGAAAGACAAAGTGAAATGTTACAATTGTGGCTTAATGTTGGATAACTGGAAAAAAGGGGACAGTGCCATGGAGAAGCATAAACAACTCTATCCCAGTTGCAGTTTTGTTCAGAGTCTGACTTCAATGACTAGCCTTGGATCCTCGTTTCGTTCTGCTTTCTCCCCTCCAGCTACCTCTGGACTTAACTTTTCACCTGCTTCAATGCAAGCCTTAAGTTTGGGTCAAGTTGGGTATTACAGTGAAAGCTTTTCCAGTTTTCCTCATAACCCAGTGACATCTGGAGCAGTAGAAGACCTGTCACTTTTGAGGCCAAAGGCTTTCAACCCTATGATGAGCACGGAAGAAAGCAGATTACTCACTTTCAAGACATGGCCCCTGACATTTTTGTCCCCAACATCTTTAGCCAAAGCCGGGTTTTATTATGTAGGACCTTCAGACAGGGTGGCTTGTTTTGCCTGtggtggtcagttgagtaattgGGAACCAAAGGACAATGCTATATCAGAACATCAAAGGCATTTTCCAAACTGTCCTTTTGTGGAACAAATCCAAAACAGTTTGACTGGCTTTAATTCGGGCATGCAAAACTGCATAGGCCGTTTCAGAACTTTCAAAACTTGGCCAGTGACAGTTCCAGTTCACCCACAGCAACTGGCAGATGCTGGCTTCTATTACGTGG GTCGCAATGATGATGTCAAATGCTTCAGTTGTGACGGTGGACTCAGGTGTTGGGAGACTGGGGATGATCCATGGGTGGAGCATGCTAAATGGTTTCCAAG TTGTGAATACCTGATTTATAGAAAGGGTTCAGAGTTTGTCCGCCAAGTTCAAGCAAGGTATCCTCATCTTCTTCAACAG TTGTTATCCACTGCAGATACACCTGTAGAAGAAAATACAGATGTACCAA TTATCCGTTTTGAACCCGGTGAAAATACCTCAGAAGATGCCAGGATCATGAAAACACCCATGGTTGAAGCTGTTTTGGAGATGGGATTCAGCAGAAGACTGGTCAAACAAACCATTCAGAGTAAAATCTTAACAACAGGGGAGAATTACAGAACAGTAAACGATCTTGTCTCTGACCTTATTAGTGccgaagaggagaagaaggaagaggagaaggaagatccACCAGAAAAAATAACATCAG ATCTGGCCTTAATCAGAAAGAATCGAATGGCATTGTTTCAGCGCTTGACATGTACGCTTCCTATCCTGGAAAGTTTATTAAGTTCCAAAGTAATAAGTGACCAGGAACACCAAGTTATTAAACAAAAAACCCAGACATCTTTGCAAGCTAGAGAACTGATTGACACCATCTTGGTGAAAGGAAATTCTGCAGCAGACATATTCAGAAATTGTTTACAGGAGTGTGATCCTGCATTATACAAGGATTTGTTTG TGGAGAAGAATATGACATACATTCCAACGGAAGATGTTTCAg GTTTACCCATGGAAGAACAACTGAGACGATTGCAAGAGGAGAgaacttgcaaagtctgcatggACAAAGAAGTGTCCATTGTCTTCATCCCCTGTGGCCATTTGGTTGTTTGCAAGGAATGTGCTCCTTCCCTTAGAAAGTGCCCTATATGCCGAGGAACCATCAAGGGTACCGTGCGGACATTTCTTTCGTGA